From Verrucomicrobiota bacterium, a single genomic window includes:
- a CDS encoding 4Fe-4S dicluster domain-containing protein, whose amino-acid sequence MLGEGIIKGMVETAKNFVGSYVDDERLTTVQYPEERIPPKEAARNFPFLVFDGDDPMAGLRCVACLICEKECPPQCIYIVKDTAKKPDHTGKMQFQPKVFDIDISVCMSCQICVEVCPFEAIKMDTEFELSNTDRFGGLLFDKHKLAKSNEHYRKIHPTEAAEVDARLAAEKAKAEAKAKADAEAKTKAVAAKSAPAPLTA is encoded by the coding sequence ATGCTCGGCGAAGGCATCATCAAAGGCATGGTCGAAACGGCGAAGAACTTCGTCGGCAGTTATGTCGATGACGAACGCCTGACGACTGTCCAATATCCGGAAGAGCGCATCCCGCCCAAGGAAGCCGCGCGCAACTTTCCCTTCCTCGTCTTTGACGGCGACGACCCGATGGCTGGCCTGCGCTGCGTGGCCTGCCTCATTTGCGAGAAGGAATGTCCGCCGCAATGCATCTACATCGTCAAGGACACGGCGAAGAAGCCTGACCACACCGGCAAGATGCAGTTCCAACCGAAGGTGTTCGACATCGACATTTCGGTTTGCATGAGCTGTCAGATTTGCGTGGAGGTCTGTCCGTTTGAAGCGATCAAGATGGACACGGAATTCGAGTTGAGCAACACCGATCGTTTCGGTGGGCTGTTGTTCGATAAACACAAACTCGCAAAGTCCAACGAGCACTACCGCAAGATACACCCGACCGAAGCCGCCGAAGTGGACGCGCGTCTGGCCGCCGAAAAAGCCAAAGCCGAGGCGAAAGCGAAAGCTGATGCGGAAGCGAAAACCAAAGCCGTCGCGGCGAAATCTGCTCCCGCGCCTCTCACTGCATAA
- a CDS encoding NADH-quinone oxidoreductase subunit C produces MEALEQIKSRVEAAVSGAKLEIIRNDSPSGQHSLLLDNAHALAVAKFLRDDAELRLDYCANATGVDWPEAELTEKIRVKKIVDGVEKEVEEVKKTLRPGYLEAVYHLYSMEKKHGPVILRFRTENRTDKNHLPSLTPAWRSAEFQEREIFDLYGIVFDGHPDLRRILMWDEFKDFPMRKDYVEPDDYEYEPTPHDEVLEKVKQHQAEEVKA; encoded by the coding sequence ATTCGCAATGATTCACCGTCCGGCCAGCACTCGTTGCTCTTGGACAATGCGCACGCACTGGCCGTCGCGAAGTTTCTGCGCGACGATGCGGAGCTGCGACTGGATTATTGCGCAAACGCCACGGGTGTTGACTGGCCGGAAGCCGAATTGACCGAGAAGATAAGAGTCAAGAAAATCGTGGATGGCGTGGAAAAGGAAGTCGAGGAAGTGAAGAAGACCCTGCGCCCCGGCTATCTTGAAGCGGTCTATCATCTTTACTCGATGGAGAAGAAGCATGGGCCGGTCATCCTTCGTTTTCGCACGGAGAACCGCACGGACAAGAATCATCTGCCGTCGCTCACTCCGGCCTGGCGCAGTGCGGAATTTCAGGAGCGTGAGATATTCGATCTCTACGGCATTGTGTTTGACGGCCATCCCGACCTGCGCCGCATCCTGATGTGGGACGAGTTCAAAGATTTTCCCATGCGCAAAGATTATGTCGAGCCGGACGATTACGAATACGAGCCGACACCACACGATGAAGTGTTGGAGAAGGTGAAGCAGCATCAGGCGGAGGAGGTGAAAGCATGA
- a CDS encoding NADH-quinone oxidoreductase subunit D, with the protein MPPKNFELLPKAGAEGDFLEVAMGPQHPSTHGVFRMDVVLDGERVVKLKPVFGYLHRNHEKIAENTTYLGSMPYTDRLDYFCSMTNNWAYALSIEKLAGLAVPERAEYIRVITGELTRLLNHSCLIGFLLQDMGALGTPVMYAFREREKILDLFESLSGSRMMCNYMRFGGCRCDLPAGWIEEAKQVADNFPRFLDEFEKLLCENEILMARTQGVGVLPKELAINAGVTGPMLRASGVNYDIRKVDKYGIYDRFQFRVPLGDHGDTYDRFMIRVLEMHESAKILQQALKDIPSGPIIDPKAKLRGFRPKAGEAYGRIEAPKGELGFYVISDGSPNPYRYRVRPPSLINLTILEDMCLGNMVADVVVILGSVDIVLGEVDR; encoded by the coding sequence ATGCCTCCAAAGAACTTTGAACTGTTACCGAAGGCCGGTGCCGAAGGCGACTTCCTCGAAGTCGCCATGGGGCCGCAACACCCGTCCACCCACGGGGTGTTTCGCATGGACGTCGTTCTCGACGGCGAGCGCGTCGTGAAACTCAAGCCGGTCTTCGGTTACCTGCATCGCAACCACGAGAAGATTGCCGAGAACACGACTTATCTTGGCTCGATGCCGTACACCGATCGGCTCGATTACTTTTGCTCGATGACGAACAATTGGGCTTACGCGCTCAGCATCGAGAAACTCGCAGGTCTGGCTGTGCCCGAACGCGCCGAATATATCCGCGTCATTACGGGGGAGTTGACGCGACTGCTCAATCACTCCTGCCTCATCGGTTTTCTGTTGCAGGACATGGGCGCGCTCGGCACGCCGGTAATGTATGCGTTTCGCGAACGCGAAAAGATTCTCGACCTGTTCGAGTCTTTGAGCGGCTCGCGGATGATGTGCAATTACATGCGCTTCGGCGGTTGCCGCTGCGATCTGCCCGCCGGCTGGATCGAGGAGGCGAAGCAAGTGGCCGATAATTTCCCACGTTTCCTGGACGAATTTGAAAAGCTGCTGTGCGAAAACGAAATCCTTATGGCCCGCACCCAGGGCGTCGGTGTGCTGCCGAAGGAACTCGCCATCAACGCCGGCGTCACCGGGCCGATGCTCCGCGCCAGCGGCGTGAACTACGACATTCGCAAGGTGGACAAATACGGCATCTACGACCGATTTCAATTCCGCGTGCCGCTCGGCGACCACGGCGATACCTACGACCGTTTCATGATCCGCGTTTTGGAAATGCATGAGTCGGCCAAGATTTTACAGCAGGCGTTGAAGGACATTCCGTCTGGCCCCATTATTGATCCGAAAGCTAAACTACGCGGCTTCCGTCCAAAAGCTGGCGAGGCTTACGGCCGGATTGAAGCGCCGAAGGGCGAGCTTGGTTTTTATGTGATCAGTGATGGCTCACCAAATCCGTATCGTTACCGCGTCCGCCCGCCAAGCTTGATCAACCTGACGATTCTTGAAGACATGTGTCTCGGCAACATGGTGGCCGATGTCGTCGTGATTCTCGGCAGTGTGGACATTGTGCTGGGGGAGGTGGATCGATGA